The following coding sequences lie in one Cydia strobilella chromosome 16, ilCydStro3.1, whole genome shotgun sequence genomic window:
- the LOC134748527 gene encoding uncharacterized protein LOC134748527, protein MGKYRLSYVFLCLVQFCFSAVQIHEANEDTEINKCITTIIQQNEILNTTADVTLINVNQSLSKELYSLLEHPVRFISRSFYWPNDTLFNYIYVIQCKDYFMFAQGLDLVRRDPFWNPRAKFLIVVEYIEDFLQEISDFLVYNHIYDVALVAYDENQSVVVYTFGLEHDECDRPVFKILQVLSRCSEIHNVDKIYAGARKISLPGCHVKFVSHNYWPFVSFNGEQTIEQYVLELIYQYENISVELINFGNVESFGSRLDNFTYTGMLHEIETYKVEGAMGGYVLTLNRMLNLDFINPFLVDQQKVVIARANLLSKWYGVLKQLGVLTVWSIFATFGLACATVIFMKMFQKRVRDTSRDFLIVWGYFLGNISQKQKSKSGIPYRLVLLSILIYVFVLTCAIQASLLSATTQPIRDDQPNLMEEVFSNYQLIVSPTQYGYLMSSTGLNVTNALTTCKLTLECMMTVMNNPDKRLFTVASDIYHRSYVWRFSDENGELKIHKIKESFVTLLQTMYIRRGSSLAKPFNRLLLRAMSGGLIDKFVDLLHFSARLKYKFHRKKNGPQTLKGLRVVFMVLISGYSISFISFILEYLQHRFHNMAF, encoded by the coding sequence ATGGGAAAGTATCGTCTCAGTTATGTTTTTCTTTGCCTGGTCCAATTTTGCTTCAGCGCAGTGCAAATTCATGAAGCCAATGAAGATACAGAAATTAATAAGTGCATAACAACGATAATACAACAAAATGAAATCTTGAATACCACAGCAGATGTTACTTTAATAAACGTTAACCAGTCGCTGAGCAAGGAGCTCTATTCCCTTTTAGAGCATCCTGTGAGATTTATTTCAAGATCATTTTACTGGCCTAACGACACCCTGTTCAATTATATCTACGTCATCCAGTGCAAGGATTATTTTATGTTTGCGCAGGGACTGGACTTAGTGAGACGAGATCCATTTTGGAATCCTCGAGCGAAGTTTCTAATTGTTGTCGAATATATTGAAGATTTTCTTCAAGAGATATCGGATTTCCTTGTGTATAATCACATTTACGACGTGGCTCTTGTTGCCTACGACGAAAATCAAAGTGTTGTGGTGTACACGTTTGGCTTAGAACATGATGAATGCGACCGACCTGTGTTCAAGATTCTGCAAGTGTTGTCCCGTTGTTCAGAAATTCACAATGTAGACAAAATATATGCAGGGGCAAGAAAAATTAGCCTTCCAGGCtgtcatgtaaaatttgtatcTCATAATTATTGGCCTTTTGTATCGTTTAACGGGGAGCAGACAATAGAGCAATATGTACTAGAATTGATTTATCAATATGAAAATATCTCAGTGGAACTGATAAACTTTGGAAATGTTGAAAGTTTTGGTTCGCGCTTAGACAACTTTACCTACACAGGCATGCTGCATGAGATAGAAACATATAAAGTGGAAGGAGCTATGGGTGGTTATGTACTGACATTGAATCGAATGTTAAACTTGGATTTCATAAATCCTTTTTTGGTTGATCAACAAAAAGTTGTAATAGCTAGAGCAAATTTGCTTAGTAAGTGGTACGGTGTTCTAAAACAGCTTGGTGTACTAACTGTATGGTCAATTTTCGCAACATTTGGTTTAGCTTGTGCCACAGTcatatttatgaaaatgttTCAAAAACGGGTAAGGGATACTAGCCGAGACTTTCTTATCGTCTGGGGTTATTTTTTAGGTAACATTAGTCAAAAGCAGAAATCTAAATCTGGAATACCTTATAGGTTGGTATTACTGTCCATACTTATATACGTATTCGTTTTGACGTGTGCAATTCAAGCTTCTTTGCTGAGCGCTACCACGCAACCAATTCGAGATGATCAGCCAAACCTAATGGAAGAAGTGTTCTCTAATTATCAGTTAATAGTGAGTCCCACCCAATATGGTTACTTAATGAGCAGCACCGGGCTGAATGTAACGAACGCATTAACGACGTGCAAATTGACGTTAGAATGTATGATGACAGTAATGAACAATCCCGACAAACGATTATTTACTGTTGCATCCGATATTTATCATCGAAGTTATGTATGGAGATTTTCTGATGAAAATGGTGAgcttaaaatacacaaaattaaGGAATCGTTTGTGACACTACTACAGACGATGTATATTCGCCGGGGATCTTCTCTAGCAAAACCCTTCAATCGGCTACTGCTAAGGGCAATGTCTGGAGGCTTAATCGATAAATTTGTCGATTTACTCCATTTTAGTGCGAGgttaaaatacaaatttcacCGCAAGAAAAACGGGCCTCAAACGCTGAAGGGACTTCGCGTAGTCTTCATGGTTTTGATTTCTGGATATAGTATATCCTTTATTTCATTCATACTTGAATACTTACAACATAGATTTCACAATATGGCTTTCTAA